The following coding sequences are from one Panicum hallii strain FIL2 chromosome 5, PHallii_v3.1, whole genome shotgun sequence window:
- the LOC112893480 gene encoding CTD small phosphatase-like protein 2-B gives MPALRMKRMLEDTDFANEFSTKAVKSMKISHFHVSELQQSALLNSADEAPLDESDPTIQLGDQDIRIMEASGLHDLHGGKSIGVFKDLTSGVEVSPNTEADSSANYYDNESLLHVLNYVNKEFADEGVDCSAQNFCAVGNHEASWGPNQCCNLLDICSSDDDFRFLLDNPTDLPSYTGFCDEIVSIDALMKVSSRCGVFPLIDSASEASVDNKPCSSEVDLCFSNSEVLEWLNPHLSEEDLPDLVDFAELASNDVPAIKEQGTRKVTLVLDLDETLVHSTMEQCDDADFTFPVFYDMKEHVVYVKKRPHVHMFLQKMAEMFEVVIFTASQSVYANQLLDMLDPENRLFSKRFFRESCLFTDSGYTKDLTVVGVDLAKVAIIDNTPQVFQLQVNNGIPIESWYNNPADEALPQLIPFLEILAVADDVRPIIAKKFGNTIDSCLSF, from the exons ATGCCTGCACTGAGAATGAAGAGGATGCTTGAAGATACTGATTTTGCTAATGAGTTCAGCACCAAGGCCGTTAAATCCATGAAAATTTCGCATTTTCATGTCAGTGAGTTACAGCAGTCCGCTCTGCTGAACTCGGCAGATGAAGCTCCTCTAGATG AGTCGGATCCAACTATTCAGCTTGGTGACCAGGATATTAGGATAATGGAAGCTTCTGGCTTGCATGATCTGCATGGAGGGAAATCCATTGGTGTGTTCAAG GATTTAACATCTGGGGTGGAAGTTTCACCAAATACCGAGGCTGATTCCTCTGCTAATTATTATGACAATGAGTCTCTGTTACATGTACTAAATTATGTAAACAAAG AGTTTGCAGATGAAGGTGTAGATTGTTCAGCCCAGAATTTCTGTGCTGTTGGTAATCATGAGGCAAGCTGGGGTCCGAATCAGTGTTGCAACCTGCTGGATATTTGCAGTTCAGATGATGATTTCCGTTTCTTGCTGGATAATCCAACCGATCTTCCTAGTTATACTGGATTTTGTGACGAAATTGTATCGATTGATGCATTGATGAAAGTGAGCAGCAGATGTGGTGTGTTTCCACTTATTGACAGCGCCTCAGAAGCCAGTGTTGATAATAAGCCATGCTCATCTGAGGTGGATTTGTGCTTTAGTAATTCTGAGGTGTTAGAGTGGCTTAATCCACACCTATCCGAAGAGGATTTACCAGATCTTGTTGATTTTGCTGAGTTGGCTTCAAATGATGTTCCTGCAATAAAAGAGCAAGGGACCAGGAAGGTCACACTTGTACTTGATTTGGATG AAACCCTTGTTCATTCAACTATGGAGCAATGTGATGACGCTGATTTCACTTTTCCTGTGTTTTATGATATGAAAGAGCATGTGGTGTATGTGAAAAAGAGACCACACGTCCACATGTTCCTCCAAAAGATGGCTGAGATGTTTGAGGTAGTGATATTCACAGCCAGCCAAAGTGTGTACGCAAACCAGTTGCTTGACATGCTGGATCCAGAGAACAGACTTTTCTCCAAGCGATTTTTCCGGGAATCATGTCTATTCACAGACAGCGGCTACACAAAAGATCTGACTGTTGTTGGAGTTGACCTTGCGAAGGTTGCCATAATTGACAACACTCCACAG GTTTTCCAGCTCCAAGTGAACAATGGTATACCAATAGAGAGTTGGTATAACAACCCTGCAGACGAGGCGTTACCTCAGTTGATCCCTTTCCTGGAGATCCTTGCTGTCGCGGATGACGTCCGGCCTATCATTGCCAAGAAGTTTGGCAACACTATAGATAGTTGCTTAAGTTTTTGA
- the LOC112892177 gene encoding mitogen-activated protein kinase 8, translated as MQVTEQQHHQQQQQRRKGSPEMDFFSEYGDANRYKIQEVIGKGSYGVVCSAVDQHTGDKVAIKKIHNIFEHLSDAARILREIKLLRLLRHPDIVEIKHIMLPPSRRDFKDIYVVFELMDTDLHQVIKANDDLTKEHHQFFLYQMLRALKYIHTANVYHRDLKPKNILANANCKLKICDFGLARVAFNDTPTTVFWTDYVATRWYRAPELCGSFFSKYSPAIDIWSIGCIFAEILTGKPLFPGKNVVHQLDLMTDLLGTPSLDTVSRIRNEKARRYLTSMRKKQPVPFSERFPKADPAALKLLQRLLAFDPKDRPTAEEALADPYFKGLAKVEREPSCHPITKMEFEFERKKVTKEDVKELIFREILEYHPQILKDYMDGTEKTNFLYPSAVDNFRRQFANLEENGGKSGAQTPSSDRKHVSLPRTTTVHSNPIPPNGNSQVPQRIPTARPGRVVGPVIPYENLTAVDPYNQRRVVRNPVLPPATSNLSAYTYHRKSDNSDRELQQELEKDRMQYQPAQRFMDAKVVPQMSPDLRSSYYIPKGVPKTDVVERAALQSSIIHGIAPFNGIAAVGGGGGYNKVNAVQYGVSRMY; from the exons ATGCAGGTGACGGAGCAGCagcaccaccagcagcagcagcagcggaggAAG GGTTCACCAGAGATGGACTTCTTCAGTGAATATGGTGATGCTAACAGATACAAAATCCAAGAGGTCATTGGCAAAGGAAGTTATGGTGTTGTTTGCTCAGCTGTTGACCAACATACAGGCGACAAGGTGGCAATCAAGAAAATACATAATATCTTTGAGCACTTATCCGATGCTGCCCGGATCCTCCGTGAGATCAAACTACTTCGGCTATTGCGACATCCTGATATAGTTGAGATCAAGCATATAATGTTGCCTCCATCAAGGAGGGACTTCAAAGATATATATGTTGTGTTTGAGCTGATGGATACAGACCTGCACCAAGTCATCAAGGCAAATGATGACTTAACCAAAGAGCATCATCAGTTCTTTCTATATCAGATGCTCCGTGCACTCAAATACATTCATACTG CTAATGTTTATCATCGTGATTTGAAGCCAAAGAATATATTGGCTAATGCTAACTGTAAACTTAAAATATGTGATTTTGGATTGGCAAGAGTGGCATTCAATGACACTCCTACAACAGTATTCTGGACG GATTATGTTGCTACAAGATGGTATAGGGCTCCAGAACTGTGCGGATCTTTCTTTTCTAAG TATTCACCAGCTATTGACATATGGAGTATTGGTTGCATTTTTGCGGAGATCTTAACAGGGAAGCCTTTGTTTCCTGGAAAAAATGTGGTCCACCAATTGGATCTGATGACTGATCTCTTGGGTACTCCATCACTTGATACAGTATCCAGG ATTCGCAATGAGAAGGCAAGGAGGTACTTGACTAGCATGAGGAAAAAACAGCCAGTACCATTTTCTGAGAGGTTCCCTAAAGCAGATCCAGCTGCACTCAAACTTTTGCAGAGGCTTTTAGCATTTGATCCTAAGGATAGGCCAACTGCTGAAGAG GCGTTGGCTGATCCATATTTTAAAGGCCTCGCAAAAGTAGAGAGAGAACCGTCGTGCCATCCAATAACAAAAATGGAGTTTGAGTTTGAACGAAAAAAGGTGACCAAAGAGGATGTCAAGGAACTTATTTTCCGGGAGATATTGGAGTATCATCCTCAGATTCTCAAGGATTACATGGATGGAACTGAAAAAACAAACTTTCTATATCCTAG TGCTGTTGACAATTTCCGAAGGCAATTTGCTAACTTGGAGGAAAATGGAGGAAAGAGTGGGGCACAAACCCCGTCATCAGACAGGAAGCATGTTTCCCTCCCAAG GACTACTACAGTTCATTCTAATCCGATCCCTCCAAATGGAAATTCCCAAGTTCCTCAAAGGATTCCAACAG CTAGACCAGGGAGAGTTGTTGGCCCCGTAATACCATATGAGAACCTGACTGCCGTTGATCCATACAACCAACGAAGAGTGGTGAGGAACCCAGTACTTCCTCCAGCCACTTCTAATCTATCAGCATACACTTACCACCGCAAGTCTGACAACTCAGACAGAGAGCTCCAACAGGAGCTTGAAAAAGATCGCATGCAGTACCAGCCAGCACAGCGGTTCATGGATGCCAAGGTAGTGCCTCAGATGTCTCCTGACCTGAGGTCTTCCTACTACATACCCAAAGGTGTCCCGAAAACTGATGTTGTGGAAAGAGCTGCGTTGCAGTCCAGCATAATTCATGGAATTGCCCCTTTTAATGGCATTGCAGCTgtaggaggtggaggaggcTATAATAAGGTCAATGCAGTTCAATATGGAGTTTCTAGGATGTATTAG
- the LOC112893752 gene encoding eukaryotic translation initiation factor 3 subunit D-like: MGFDVGFVPYNPDGWGPPEAAAAPSSLGGGSASVPFAPFSRSDKLGRIADWTRNPPGPGAFAAARDTVFDFAGLEDSVGLASADDASFRLVDGKPPPRHPRFGPRWRFQQRPQLPQRRDEEVEARRREAEKERARRDRHWQQNRRTHHQFNRGGASSSAKPSVDIQPEWSVKEQIPFSSFSKLSFAVADQPEDLLVCGAVEFYDRAFDRVTPRAERRLERFKSRNFFKVTTTDDPVIRRLAENDTATVFATDTILAALMCAPRSVQSWDIVIQRVGNKLFFDKRDGSQLDLLTVNETAQEPLPEAKEDINSAHSLAVEATYVNQNFSQQVLLRNGEKVTFDEPNPFATEGEEAASVAYRYRRWKLDDETSLVARCEVHAVNVDPRGERQFLTLNALNEFDPKVTGVDWRKKLETQRGAVLATELKNNANKLARWTAQALLAGADMMKLGYVSRLHPRDHYNHSILSVIGYKPRDFAAQINLNTANMWGIVKSIVDVCMKLGEGKYVLVKDPVKPQVRLYEVPNDAFENDYVEEPLPEEEQVRPFSEDVDATAQEMDAAAEAEATGTTAGADGDAEKSGEAAAA; the protein is encoded by the coding sequence ATGGGCTTCGACGTGGGCTTCGTCCCCTACAATCCCGATGGGTGGGGCCCGCctgaggccgccgccgcgccgtcctcccTGGGCGGGGGCTCCGCGTCCGTCCCCTTCGCCCCCTTCTCCCGCTCCGACAAGCTGGGCCGCATCGCCGATTGGACCCGCAACCCCCCGGGCCCCGGAGCGTTCGCCGCCGCTCGCGACACCGTCTTCGACTTCGCGGGGCTCGAGGATTCCGTCGGGCTCGCGTCCGCCGACGACGCCTCCTTCCGCCTCGTCGACGGaaagccgccgccgcggcaccCGCGGTTCGGGCCCCGCTGGCGCTTCCAGCAGCGTCCCCAGCTCCCGCAGCGCCGCGACGAGGAGGTCGAGGCCCGGCGCCGCGAGGCCGAGAAGGAGCGCGCCCGCCGCGACCGCCACTGGCAGCAGAACCGTCGCACGCACCACCAGTTCAACCGCGGCGGGGCCTCCTCGTCCGCCAAGCCGTCCGTCGACATCCAGCCCGAGTGGTCGGTGAAGGAGCAGATCCCCTTCTCGTCCTTCTCCAAGCTCTCCTTCGCTGTAGCCGACCAGCCTGAGGATCTCCTGGTCTGCGGCGCCGTCGAGTTCTACGATCGCGCCTTTGACCGCGTCACCCCGAGGGCGGAGCGCCGCTTGGAGCGCTTCAAGTCGCGCAACTTCTTCAAGGTCACCACCACGGACGACCCCGTCATCCGCCGCCTTGCCGAGAATGACACGGCCACGGTCTTTGCCACCGACACCATCCTGGCGGCACTCATGTGCGCGCCCCGCAGTGTCCAGTCCTGGGACATTGTCATCCAGCGCGTGGGCAACAAGCTGTTCTTTGACAAGCGTGATGGCTCTCAGCTTGATCTGCTCACCGTCAATGAAACCGCCCAGGAGCCACTCCCTGAGGCCAAGGAAGACATCAACTCTGCACATTCGCTCGCAGTTGAAGCCACATACGTCAACCAGAACTTCTCGCAGCAGGTGCTGCTCCGCAATGGTGAAAAGGTCACTTTTGATGAGCCTAACCCGTTTGCCACTGAAGGAGAGGAAGCTGCTTCTGTTGCTTATCGCTACCGCCGCTGGAAGCTTGATGATGAGACCAGCTTAGTTGCTCGCTGTGAGGTCCATGCCGTGAATGTTGATCCACGTGGTGAGCGCCAGTTCCTTACACTCAATGCTCTGAATGAGTTTGATCCCAAGGTTACTGGTGTTGACTGGAGGAAGAAGCTTGAGACCCAGCGGGGAGCTGTGCTTGCTACTGAGCTCAAGAACAATGCCAACAAGCTTGCACGCTGGACTGCCCAGGCATTGCTCGCCGGTGCAGATATGATGAAGTTGGGTTATGTGTCGCGTCTGCATCCCCGCGATCACTACAACCATTCCATACTCAGTGTGATTGGGTACAAGCCAAGGGATTTTGCTGCACAGATCAATCTCAACACCGCAAACATGTGGGGAATTGTGAAGTCGATTGTAGATGTCTGCATGAAGCTTGGAGAGGgcaagtatgtgcttgttaagGACCCAGTGAAGCCTCAGGTCCGGCTTTATGAAGTGCCAAATGACGCTTTTGAGAATGACTATGTTGAGGAACCACTTCCTGAGGAGGAGCAAGTGCGTCCGTTTTCCGAGGATGTTGATGCTACAGCGCAGGAAATGGATGCTGCTGCAGAGGCGGAGGCTACTGGTACAACTGCGGGCGCAGATGGAGATGCTGAGAAGAGCGGTGAAGCTGCTGCTGCGTGA
- the LOC112893753 gene encoding cold-regulated 413 inner membrane protein 1, chloroplastic-like, translating to MPRGPCAAASLRPSSGGLGGAAVCCAQAHLCAEAARWVSAAAAATLMLATGTTVRRSLLVPLFALQAPSSTVSLIKGDYGRWIAFVGILLRLFYSIPGELELPLSTVLLVMTAPYQFMDSRESQGGAILSAAIAIYLTFQHFNGVGSLRRAFRRESIIATVSIICLIFFLQCPY from the exons ATGCCGAGGGGAccatgcgccgccgcctcgctgaGGCCGTCGTCTGGCGGCctgggcggcgcggccgtgtgCTGCGCGCAGGCGCACCTCTGCGCCGAGGCGGCGCGGTGGgtctccgccgcggccgccgc AACATTGATGCTTGCTACAGGAACAACCGTACGCAGATCTCTCCTTGTGCCTCTCTTCGCTCTACAAGCACCTTCCAGCACCGTCTCATTGATCAA GGGTGATTACGGCCGGTGGATTGCCTTTGTGGGTATTCTCCTGCGTTTGTTTTACTCCATTCCAG GTGAACTTGAGCTTCCTTTGTCAACAGTTCTGCTTGTTATGACCGCTCCTTACCAATTTATGGACTCGAG AGAGTCTCAAGGTGGTGCTATACTCTCCGCGGCAATAGCGATTTATCTCACTTTTCAACATTTTAACGGGGTGGGAAGCTTGAGGAGGGCCTTTCGCCGTGAATCAATAATCGCCACCGTTAGCATCATCTGCTTGATATTCTTCTTGCAATGCCCTTATTAG